A stretch of the Medicago truncatula cultivar Jemalong A17 chromosome 5, MtrunA17r5.0-ANR, whole genome shotgun sequence genome encodes the following:
- the LOC11419712 gene encoding TATA box-binding protein-associated factor RNA polymerase I subunit B: YQTEVWLLLVYFPAIDDIRILKCQNYLFVGYVDDSDDGFFYCPKCNVRFDGVFDNDVDDVIDVYILRFRRKKSAAIKAEPNSQPCSEYDAWSKFVNNLLEDETQQNDDIHIIEQNIDGTSVSHPSDFGSSKHKTSKYYHNHNQIRMRHLMGLQMMIELQCKALVKEFKVTPLICGLVGPIWLRFISKTGVFDDDRAYTVMHNSEMQKEGEPEDYTIRGKYREEPHNMFGQRFVMIWLRYLKNRIPLACTIAVSYLACHIARKPSYHQT, translated from the exons tatcaaacagAGGTTTGGCTCTTGCTTGTCTACTTCCCTGCAATAGATGATATACGAATCTTAAAATGTCAAAACTATCTCTTTGTGGGTTATGTTGACGATTCTGATGATGGTTTCTTCTACTGCCCTAAGTGTAATGTTCGGTTTGATGGTGTTTTTGacaatgatgttgatgatgtgattGATGTCTACATACTCAGATTCCGACGCAAGAAATCTGCTGCAATCAAAGCCGAACCAAACTCTCAACCTTGCTCTGAATATGATGCATGGTCCAAATTTGTTAATAATCTCTTAGAAGATGAAACTCAACAGAATGATGATATTCACATAATAGAACAGAATATTGATGGGACAAGTGTCTCACATCCCAGTGATTTTGGAAGCTCTAAACATAAAACCTCAAAATACTATCACAACCACAACCAGATAAGGATGCGGCACTTGATGGGGTTGCAGATGATGATTGAGCTTCAATGCAAAGCACTAGTGAAGGAGTTTAAGGTTACTCCTTTAATATGTGGCTTGGTTGGACCAATATGGTTGAGGTTTATCTCCAAGACTGGTGTTTTTGATGATGACCGGGCTTATACAGTAATGCACAACTCTGAGATGCAGAAAGAAG GAGAACCAGAAGATTATACTATACGTGGCAAATACAGAGAAGAACCCCACAACATGTTTGGTCAACGATTTGTTATGATATGGTTAAGGTATTTGAAGAACAGGATTCCACTAGCTTGTACAATTGCTGTTTCATATCTGGCATGTCATATTGCTAGGAAGCCATCCTACCATCAGACATGA
- the LOC11418747 gene encoding E3 ubiquitin-protein ligase SINA-like 10, giving the protein MPCPNANHGCKEKISYTGNRKHEDECIYFPCYCPLSGCDFAASSEVLSNHFSHKHGDSRIKFSYGHSFNVSLKSNDETIVLQEETEGKLFILNNRTTLLGNGVNICCIGPNSSESEYSYDILARSQICKLTLQSFVKNVQEVALATPSSELLVIPFGSSEPLKLDICITPMMQIYVEDLIGKTIPLRVESSDTIVDVKKKILDKEGIPIHEQRLINDGKQLEDNLTLASYNIQENSTILLVLRLHGS; this is encoded by the exons ATGCCATGTCCGAATGCAAACCATGGTTGCAAGGAGAAAATAAGTTACACTGGAAATAGGAAGCATGAAGACGAATGCATCTACTTTCCATGTTACTGCCCTCTTTCTGGTTGTGACTTTGCTGCATCATCAGAAGTGTTGTCCAACCATTTCAGCCATAAACATGGGGATTCTCGAATCAAATTTTCTTATGGTCACTCCTTCAATGTCTCTTTGAAGTCTAATGATGAAACCATTGTTCTTCAAGAGGAAACTGAGGGCAAACTATTTATTCTCAATAATAGAACCACACTTTTGGGAAATGGAGTCAATATTTGCTGCATTGGTCCTAACTCTTCTGAGTCCGAGTATAGTTATGATATATTGGCTAGGTCTCAGATATGCAAACTGACTTTACAGTCTTTTGTGAAGAACGTCCAAGAGGTTGCTTTAGCAACTCCTTCATCAGAGTTGCTTGTGATTCCATTTGGTTCTTCCGAACCTCTCAAGCTAGATATTTGTATAACCCCCATG ATGCAAATCTACGTGGAAGATCTGATTGGAAAGACAATTCCCCTGAGGGTTGAGAGTTCAGACACGATAGTCGATGTGAAGAAGAAGATTCTTGACAAGGAAGGGATCCCAATACACGAGCAACGTCTAATCAACGACGGTAAGCAACTAGAGGACAATCTTACCCTTGCCAGTTACAACATCCAAGAGAACTCAACCATCCTCCTTGTCCTCCGCCTCCATGGGAGCTAG
- the LOC11421100 gene encoding glutamyl-tRNA reductase 1, chloroplastic, with product MAVSTSFYGAKLEPLFLKCCSSSSTTSSSYVTTHLSFFGSNKKSFVQSRGSIRCDASSSDVLIDPSDNAKSVSALQQLKASAADRYTKERSSIVVIGLSIHTTPVDVREKLAIPEAEWPRAIGELCNLNHIEEAAVLSTCNRMEIYVVALSQHRGVKEVTEWMSNTSGIPASELSKYLFLLYNKDATQHLFEVSAGLDSLVMGEGQILSQVKQVVKAGQGVNGFGRNISGLFKHAITVGKRVRTETNIAAGAVSVSSAAVELALMKLPDQASHGNARMLVIGAGKMGKLVIKHLVAKGCKKMVVVNRTEGRVAAIREEINDVEIIYKPLSEMLECIGEADVVFTSTASENPLIFKQNVKELPLASEEMGGKRLFVDISVPRNVGSCVDDLESVKVYNVDDLKEVVAANKEDRLRKAMEAQVIIGEESGQFEAWRDSLETVPTIKKLRAYAERLRVAELEKCLGKMGDDINKKTQKAVDDLSKGIVNKMLHGPMQHLRCDGSDSRTLSETLENMHALNRMFSLETEVSVLEQKIRAKVEQKPQ from the exons ATGGCTGTTTCAACTAGTTTCTATGGTGCTAAATTGGAACCTTTGTTCCTTAAatgttgttcttcttcttcaacaacaTCTTCCTCTTATGTTACTactcatttatcattttttggTAGTAATAAAAAGAGCTTTGTTCAAAGTAGAGGCTCAATTCGTTGTGACGCTTCATCTTCTGATGTTTTGATTGATCCTAGTGATAATGCTAAATCTGTTTCTGCACTACAACAGCTTAAAGCTTCTGCAGCTGATA GATATACAAAGGAAAGGAGCAGTATTGTCGTTATAGGGCTAAGTATTCATACTACACCCGTCGATGTGCGCGAAAAACTTGCCATACCAGAAGCAGAATGGCCTAGAGCCATTGGTGAGCTTTGTAATCTGAATCATATTGAAGAAGCAGCAGTTCTGAGCACCTGCAACCGAATGGAGATATATGTTGTCGCACTTTCTCAGCACCGTGGTGTCAAAGAAGTCACCGAATGGATGTCCAAT acAAGTGGTATACCTGCATCAGAGCTTTCAAAGTATCTATTTTTGCTATACAACAAAGATGCAACACAACACCTTTTTGAAGTATCAGCAGGTCTTGATTCTCTTGTAATGGGAGAAGGTCAAATCCTTTCACAAGTCAAACAAGTTGTGAAAGCAGGACAAGGAGTTAATGGCTTTGGTAGAAACATCAGTGGTTTGTTCAAGCACGCAATCACCGTCGGTAAAAGGGTCCGAACCGAGACCAACATTGCAGCTGGTGCAGTTTCTGTTAGCTCGGCTGCAGTCGAATTAGCCTTGATGAAGTTACCTGATCAAGCCTCACATGGAAATGCAAGAATGCTTGTTATTGGAGCTGGTAAAATGGGGAAGCTTGTGATCAAACATTTGGTTGCAAAAGGGTGTAAAAAGATGGTAGTTGTTAATAGAACCGAAGGGAGAGTCGCAGCAATCCGTGAAGAAATAAATGATGTTGAGATAATCTACAAACCGCTTTCGGAAATGCTTGAATGTATTGGTGAAGCAGATGTTGTTTTCACTAGCACTGCATCAGAGAATCctttgatttttaaacaaaatgttaAGGAACTTCCTTTAGCAAGCGAAGAAATGGGAGGAAAACGCCTCTTCGTAGATATTTCTGTTCCGAGAAACGTAGGTTCATGTGTCGATGACCTTGAGTCTGTTAAGGTTTACAATGTTGATGATCTTAAAGAGGTTGTGGCTGCCAACAAAGAGGATAGGCTAAGAAAAGCAATGGAAGCACAAGTGATCATCGGCGAAGAATCGGGACAATTTGAAGCTTGGAGAGACTCATTAGAAACTGTTCCAACCATTAAGAAATTAAGGGCTTATGCTGAAAGATTAAGGGTTGCTGAGCTTGAGAAATGTTTAGGTAAAATGGGTGATGATATAAATAAGAAGACACAAAAAGCTGTGGATGATCTAAGTAAAGGTATAGTGAATAAAATGCTTCATGGTCCAATGCAACATTTGAGATGTGATGGGAGTGATAGTAGGACTTTGAGTGAGACACTTGAGAATATGCATGCTTTGAACAGAATGTTTAGTCTTGAAACTGAGGTTTCTGTTTTGGAGCAGAAGATTAGAGCTAAGGTGGAGCAAAAACCACAGTGA
- the LOC11423807 gene encoding glycine-rich cell wall structural protein codes for MGSCSSKQGKKWDDDKGDKKKKNDGAQHVSKATKVTKRSGSAPKNDNMFIMSAGAMSISSNGNQAGGCDGGGGHGHGNGGGGTGGGCGGHGQVNSGGGTGGGGGGHGQVNSGGGHHGGGDHGGGGGGGCGGDHGGGVGGGCGGGGGGCGGGHGQVNSGGGTGGGGGGHHGGGDHGGGGGGCGGGCGGCC; via the coding sequence ATGGGAAGTTGTAGTTCCAAACAAGGGAAGAAATGGGATGATGATAAGGGcgacaagaaaaagaagaatgatGGTGCTCAACATGTTTCAAAAGCTACGAAGGTCACAAAACGTAGTGGTAGTGCTCCCAAGAATGATAACATGTTTATTATGAGTGCTGGAGCAATGTCCATTTCTTCAAATGGAAATCAAGCAGGCGGTTGCGATGGTGGTGGAGGGCACGGGCATGGAAATGGTGGTGGAGGTACTGGAGGTGGTTGTGGCGGGCATGGGCAAGTAAATAGTGGTGGAGGTACtggaggtggtggtggcggGCATGGGCAAGTAAATAGTGGTGGAGGGCATCATGGTGGAGGGGATCATGGAGGCGGCGGAGGTGGTGGGTGTGGAGGGGATCATGGAGGCGGCGTAGGTGGTGGGtgtggaggtggtggtggaggttGTGGTGGAGGGCATGGGCAAGTAAATAGTGGTGGAGGTActggaggtggtggtggagggCATCATGGTGGAGGGGATCATGGAGGCGGTGGAGGTGGTTGTGGAGGTGGCTGTGGAGGTTGTTGTTAG